CTTCTTTCGGCTCACTCACAACGCGAATAGGACCGACTTGACGACAGGCCAGTGAGGCATCAGAGGTTTCCTCTGCCAATCCGACCATGCCTTTCAGGCCACCTTTTTTGGATCGACTCAGATAACACGTGATGCCTTCAATTTTAGGGTCGTCAAATGCTTCCACCACAATTTTGTGATCGGGTCCCAACCATTTGAATTCCGTGTCGACGCTCCCAATTTCCTCAGCCTGACTTGCCGCAACGATCATGGCGCAACAGAGCAAGGTGGTCATCAATATCTTTGTTTTCATCGACGTATTCTCCTGTCATGGTTTCGCGTGATTCTCCAGGTAACGTATCTCTCAGAAATGCTCGAATGCAAGGGTTTCTGATGTGGGCCGCTCTCGCGCAGTGAAGGAAAGAACGGTCGAGGGGAGCTAAATCACGCTCGTAGTTTGTCCGCCGAGCATGGAATGGCCGATCAGCCCAGTTTACACAGGTAACTGAGGCTAAAGAAGTAGTCTCTGCTGATGCTGTTGATGCGAGAGCAGCCCACGACGCCATGAGAACAGCAGCCTCTCCCATGTGCTTTATCCTGATTTGTTGAGTAGTTACAAGCCGTTCAAATTGACAGACCCTCGAATCTTGCTACAGTTGTAAGACCTCTTTCCTATGAAATGTCTCGATTGCGACAACGACCTTATCAGGCTCCCAACGGCCCAAGGTCCCGATCTTGATGTCTGCCCCTCAGGCCATGGGTTGTGGCTCGATGCCGGAGAAGTCAATTGCTTCGTGGAAGATTACCTGTCTCTCAAGCAAGCAGTGGGTAGTAGTGGAGGTGTGGCGGTCCGCACGCAGACGAAATGCCCTCGATGCGCCATTCAGATGGAATCTGAGGCGATAGCCGGGACCACGATCGCAAGTTGCAACGTCTGTCAGGGATGGTGGCTTTCTTGTGGATGCCTGACTTATCTCAACGAGACGTACAAGGGAGCCGCAGTGACGATCCGGATCGATGAGCAAGAGCTCTATGCCCTCGCTGTCGCTCGGATGAACACTCTCCAGCCCAGCTCTCATGATCAGCTCACGTGCGGAAGAACAGCCATAGAGAATATGTGGTTTTGGGGACTTTTTTTCGGATTAGCGCTGGCCATAGCGGGGCTCATCTTTATCGCGGGAGTCCAGAAATCCCTCCACACCACTCGCTGGATCCGACCACCGGATACCATGTTGTTCTACTTCATAGGGGGCGTGGTTGGAGGCCTCGGGCTGTTCTGGTATGGCTGGACGGTTCAGCAGCGCAAGCGCCTTATCGAAAGCATCCCGACGTCGCCCATCCGTTCGCTAGCCCTTGGCTTGGTTGAAATCAGTGGACGGGCAGAGGCCGAGGGTGAGCTTCTGACCTCGCCGTTTAATGAACTGCCCTGCGTATTTTACTCCTACGTGGTCGAAGAGCGGGTCCGTTCAGGGAAAAGCACCCGTTGGAAAACGATTGCGAGTGGCACATCGGAACGACCGTTTTTCGTACGTGATGCAACCGGACGGGTGCTCGTGGTTCCTGCTGGCGCCACATTAATCTTGCCGGACGAGCGGATTTCCAAAGCCAATTGGCTGGGAGAATTGCCTCCCCTCGCTCTCGCCGGCTTACGGCGATTAAGGATTGCCACTCATGGATGGATGGGCAGCAAGACCTTGCGGTGTCGGGAAGCCCTTATCAGGCAGGACGAATCCATCTATGTCCTAGGGACCGCCCTTGCGCCTCACGGGATGAGCCACCACATCGCCAACGAGTCCCGACTCTTTATCGGCAACAGCCGTGACCATGCCTTTATCATTTCCGATCGCAGTGAAAAGGACTTACTGTCCCGATTGACCTGGCAGATGTGGGCCGGTTTCCTGGGTGGGCTGGTGTGTGTGGCGGCCTGCGCGGCATTGTTCCTCAATCGATACGTGAGAACCCTTGACCCCTCGTGACCTTGGCAAAGGAGCATATCCATGAACGGCACATTAGTCGTGGGATCGCTGTTGGGCATCGGGCTGGTTTTGCTGATTGCCTATGTAGTCGGTGTCTATAACCTGCTGGTTCGGCTGTCGAACAATATCGACAAGGCCTGGTCGAATATCGACGTCATTTTAAAACAGCAACATGACGAACTGCCCAAACTCGTTGAGGTGTGCAACAGTTACATGGTGCACGAACGGGAGACGCTTGAAGCCGTCATCAGAGCCCGTAATGCCTATGGCGCAAGCCGCGATATCGATGATAAGGCGAAGGCAGAAAATCAAGTCGCCGGCGCGTTAGGGCAGCTCTTCGCGGTCGCGGAACAGTATCCGGATCTCAAGGCCAATCAAGAGTTTCTGGCTGTTCAGCAACGCATCTCCGTCCTGGAAAGCACCATTGCCGATCGTCGTGAGTTCTACAATGAGTCCGTCAACCTCTACAACATCGCCATTCAACAAATTCCAGCGGTCTGGGTCGCGCAGCAGACCAGCTATACTGCACGGCCATTGCTGACCGTTGCTGCGTCAGACAGAAAGGCAGTGCCGCTCGCATTTGCCAATCGTATGCGCCCAGCGGCCTAATTTCCGTCGAGCATGGTTCCGCAGAGCGGTTCAACCGCCAAGAATTATGGCCGAAGGGTGCGGCGTTTGCTGGGGCTGTCGGAGGGCTAGACCTGCCTTAGTCTAGGCCGCCAAGTAAAGACTCCCGACCCCTTTTAGTTCAGTAGAGATATGAGTCCTGTTACCGTTTCATGTTCAACCGCAAGGCGCTCTTGTATCCCCTTTGCGAATGTCCTCGAAAGTGGGGGTTAGCTCATTGTGGCTCATGGGATGCTTCGGACGCGATGTCGTCGGAGGGGATATCACGAATCTGAATCGAGTCGACCCGTTGCTCAGCCAGGACGTCCGAGATAATCACGACCTTGTCCCCGACCTGAAACTGTTCACGGTCCTTGAGGATCCGGAACGCCGTTTGCAGAGTCTTTTCAGGGTCCGAACTGAAATCGATCTTGAACGGAAAGACACCACGGTTGAGCATCATGGTCCGTCGCGGTTGGCTCATGTTGGTAAACGCGTAGATGTTGGTAGAGAAAGGACGGCAGTTTGAGACGAGATCAGCCATGATTCCCCGTCTAGTGATCACGACGATTCCCTTGGCTTTGACCCCCTCGGCGAGCTGAACGGCGGCCACTGCCAGTTGCTGCTTATTTCCCGCGTTGCGCAAGTGTTTCGCAAACTGCAATCCGGGTATCGTTTCGGATTTGAGTGCAATCTTGCGCAGGAATTCGACACACTTCACGGGATACTTCCCAACCGTGGTTTCCCCGGACAGCATGACGGCGTCGACTTCTTCATAGACCGCATTGGCGACGTCCGTGACTTCGGCGCGGGTGGGGTGCGGATTATGGATCATGGATTCGAGCAGATGGGTCGCCACGATCACGCGTTTTCCGTACTCGGCGCACATGTGTACGATCGTGCGCTGGACATTCGGCAGATCTTCCACGTTGATCTCCACCCCCAGATCTCCACGCGCGACCATAATGCTGTCGGATTCTTTGATGATCTCCTCGAGGTTCCGGACCCCTTCCTGGTCCTCGATCTTCGCGATGATCTTCACCTTCCCGACCTTTTCGCCCATGAGGGCCTTGAGTTGCTGGATATCTCTGGCCTCGCGCACGAAAGACAGGGCGATGAAGTCCACATCCCGTTCCAGGCCGAACAGGATATCCTTGGTGTCCTTGTGCGTGATTGCCGGCAGATTGACCCGGATCCCCGGGAGATTCACGTGGCGCTTACTCTTCAAGAGGCCGCCGTCCAGAACACGGCATCGCATGTGGCGCTCCTGCTTCTCCAGCACCTCGAAATTGATCAGCCCGTTGTCCACGGTGATTTTATCCCCGACGTTGACCGCCTCAAGCAAATCCGCATAGTCGATATGGATGGAGCTCTCTTCCACGTCCATCGATCCGCGCGTGGTGATGGACACAATGGCGCCCTGCCGCAGATCGAGCTCGTTGGAGAGGTTCCCGGTGCGGATCTCAGGGCCTTGAGTATCCAGGAGGATGGCGATGGGAAACTTCACCTTCCTGTTGAGTGTCTTGATGTGCTGGATGACCTTGGCGTGGGAGTCGTGGTCGCCGTGGGACATGTTCAGCCGCACGATATTCATGCCGGCCTCGTACAGCTTCTGCAACATCTCGTAGGATTCTGTGGCCGGGCCGATCGTGCAGATGATGCGGGTCTTTTGCATGTATGCTCCCTGGGATACTACCCTATCCCCGCTAGCGAGGTGAGGCCCATAGATTGATGACGACGTCATGTGACGGGATTCGGAGAGGAACCGAGACCATTCTACGTTGTATCGTCGGCCTAGTCCATCGCATGTGTGAGGGGAGGACGATCGCGAATGATGAGCGTTGAACGTGGAGCGATGAATTGTTTGGGAGCGCAATGAACGACGAACCTTGCCGGCCTGATATGCACCGCGAAGTGATTTCGTGGGCTGGCTCACTTCTCGAAATTTAGAATGCCCCTGTGTTTCTCCTGTCAAACAAGGGGAGTCGCCCGACTCGGCAGTTCAGGACATGATAGGCGAGGTCTCCAGCAGCGCGGCGTGGACGGCGCGGCATGCGAGTCTCCTACTAAAAAAACAATACGATCCTGTCAATAGAAAGACTCCCGACCCCTTATTTCGACCACTTTGTTTTCCCTCGCTATCAGAAGGGTTTTGCCCTGTAACCATCATCGTGGCCTGACTCGTCCTCATGTCGGCTCCTCTCTCGCAGTTCTCTTTCGACTTCCACACGGCGTCGTTCTGCCACAATCATTCGGTCAAGCTCTGCCATGTGCTCCTCAGCGAACGTTCTGACCGCCTGTCGTTCGTCTGTCAGCCAGGGCGTCAGCGCCTCTTTCTTGACCCGCCATGCTTCCGCCAGCCTGAATTCACCGGAGACTGAGGCCATGCTGGGGCTATTGATGAGGGTCCGGACTGCTCCTATTTTGTGATCGTCATGGGAAAAACGCGACACAATCTCTTTCAAGACACCGTCGATGGATGTCGAACCGAGATAGTTCTGGAGAATCGCCAGAGAGAAATCTGCCTCCCTGTCGCCGCCAGCTTTGACCAACTTGCCAAGCGCTGCTGCAAACTCGGGAGTGCATGTGGGAAACGCTCTGTTGAGCAGGCTCCCTCCTCGAAAGCGGAATTCCGCTCGGTCTTGAGCGAACCACGCCAGTCCCTTGCTCATGGCGAGTTCAGGATCTTTTGCCAGCACCGCTTCCAAGCCTTGGAACTCAACCGGTGCCAGGTCGACCTGTTCTTTGTCGCTGTCCTCAGACTTTCTTGCGAAGAGAGTTGTCATCACGTGGTTGAGTCGCTGCCGTTCCGTCTCTCTGATGCGAACAAACGCCAGCCCGGCACGGTCCTCGTCCGCCCACTGCACATCGGCCCCATCAATCATCAGCGCCCACTCCAGGCCGGGAACTGCGATACGCAGTTCTAAGGAGAGGCCAGGCAACATGAGGAGTTGGCTTTCCAGCCGGCACCCATTTCGTGAGAGATTGAGAACCATGCCTGTCCCTTCCGACTCCACAGAGCCGGACGCCATAGCCTGAAATTGCACTGCAACTCGGGGTTCAGTCCGCTGTTCCTCTCCCTTTAGATTCATGACTGATCGACGCTCCACCTTCCCATCAATGGGACATATCATTTCCCTCTCAGCACGAAATTAGGGGAGAGGAGAGGGTACGTGTTCTTGATCTCTGATTGATCCACGGCGCGTTGTTCGTTCAGGGACGCATTATCCCGCGTAGAAGAGTCAACCGGCAATAGCACTTTGAGCGGAATGAAACGAGTCGGGAACTTCTGTCTAGGAGGGCGGTTTAGGATGTAATAGGGGAGGTCTTCAACAGCCAGCCCCCTTCAGAAGATGTCTTGTTGCCTATTCCTTGGGCGGCCACGTGATAGAGCGCCCCAGGAAATTCGATGTAGAGTGGTTGAGCCATGGGTATTGTCTAGGTCACAAGCGATACAAGAAACAAGATCTGAACTCATTGATTACGTACAGATGGCCACTGCTCGGCTGGCATACACAGAATAAGACGCAACCCCCATACTTAGTCG
This Nitrospira sp. DNA region includes the following protein-coding sequences:
- the pyk gene encoding pyruvate kinase, with the translated sequence MQKTRIICTIGPATESYEMLQKLYEAGMNIVRLNMSHGDHDSHAKVIQHIKTLNRKVKFPIAILLDTQGPEIRTGNLSNELDLRQGAIVSITTRGSMDVEESSIHIDYADLLEAVNVGDKITVDNGLINFEVLEKQERHMRCRVLDGGLLKSKRHVNLPGIRVNLPAITHKDTKDILFGLERDVDFIALSFVREARDIQQLKALMGEKVGKVKIIAKIEDQEGVRNLEEIIKESDSIMVARGDLGVEINVEDLPNVQRTIVHMCAEYGKRVIVATHLLESMIHNPHPTRAEVTDVANAVYEEVDAVMLSGETTVGKYPVKCVEFLRKIALKSETIPGLQFAKHLRNAGNKQQLAVAAVQLAEGVKAKGIVVITRRGIMADLVSNCRPFSTNIYAFTNMSQPRRTMMLNRGVFPFKIDFSSDPEKTLQTAFRILKDREQFQVGDKVVIISDVLAEQRVDSIQIRDIPSDDIASEASHEPQ
- a CDS encoding PilZ domain-containing protein — translated: MICPIDGKVERRSVMNLKGEEQRTEPRVAVQFQAMASGSVESEGTGMVLNLSRNGCRLESQLLMLPGLSLELRIAVPGLEWALMIDGADVQWADEDRAGLAFVRIRETERQRLNHVMTTLFARKSEDSDKEQVDLAPVEFQGLEAVLAKDPELAMSKGLAWFAQDRAEFRFRGGSLLNRAFPTCTPEFAAALGKLVKAGGDREADFSLAILQNYLGSTSIDGVLKEIVSRFSHDDHKIGAVRTLINSPSMASVSGEFRLAEAWRVKKEALTPWLTDERQAVRTFAEEHMAELDRMIVAERRRVEVERELRERSRHEDESGHDDGYRAKPF
- a CDS encoding LemA family protein yields the protein MNGTLVVGSLLGIGLVLLIAYVVGVYNLLVRLSNNIDKAWSNIDVILKQQHDELPKLVEVCNSYMVHERETLEAVIRARNAYGASRDIDDKAKAENQVAGALGQLFAVAEQYPDLKANQEFLAVQQRISVLESTIADRREFYNESVNLYNIAIQQIPAVWVAQQTSYTARPLLTVAASDRKAVPLAFANRMRPAA